From Ignavibacteriota bacterium, the proteins below share one genomic window:
- a CDS encoding menaquinone biosynthesis decarboxylase, with protein sequence MKASEFKTAGDFALYLESVGELLRVQEEVDPYLEITEIARRAIKERRPAMLFEHVKGSPYPVLVNAMASDLRCELALQKHPEQLGQELIAFLGDALPPKPSAVMKHRSLARRFLSAPVKRVATGQAQQVVEKPALGQLPVLTCWPEDGGRFITLPQIVTYDPRTGKRNMGMYRMQVFDDATTGMHWQIQKGGGFHYTQAEKLGKPLELAVAIGTDPALLMATIAALPENIDEAMFAGFLRGKRTEFTRGSSIGIDVPAHAEFILEGIVRPGERRMEGPFGDHFGHYSHAAEFPVFHLSAVTRKRNPIYPATVVGIPPMEDKFLGDATQLVLGPLARLIHSEIRDLWAYYEAGFHNLLVVSVDQRYAKEAMKTALGLMGMSQLSLTKCIVLVSEGVNVRNFDEVMREVRDQFDPHRDFLLIPKVPLDTLDFTSFTMNLGSKMVLDATRKQRPQPAEPRATRLPSVETVRALREVDRRIVDLRFVHETMLLVKVRGEGKPVIEQLVRHPALTGVAVIAAVSEDVDLDDKENYIWGVFTRFDCERDILFTHQELIGISPVYKGVMGIDATWKTGYPAALTMPEAVVKAVDGKWGRIIKN encoded by the coding sequence GTGAAGGCATCCGAGTTCAAGACCGCCGGCGACTTCGCTCTCTATCTGGAGAGCGTGGGTGAACTCCTGCGCGTGCAGGAAGAGGTCGACCCGTATCTGGAGATCACCGAGATCGCACGGCGCGCGATCAAAGAGCGCCGCCCGGCGATGCTCTTCGAACACGTCAAAGGGTCGCCCTATCCCGTGCTGGTGAATGCGATGGCGAGCGACCTGCGGTGTGAGCTTGCGCTCCAGAAGCATCCCGAGCAGCTCGGACAGGAACTGATCGCCTTCCTTGGCGACGCACTGCCGCCGAAACCTTCCGCTGTGATGAAGCACCGGTCCCTTGCCCGGCGATTCCTGTCGGCCCCCGTGAAACGTGTCGCCACCGGCCAGGCACAGCAGGTCGTCGAGAAACCAGCCCTCGGGCAATTGCCTGTTCTCACCTGCTGGCCTGAGGATGGCGGCAGGTTCATCACGCTGCCGCAGATCGTCACGTACGATCCTCGTACCGGCAAACGCAACATGGGTATGTATCGCATGCAGGTCTTCGATGACGCGACGACCGGGATGCACTGGCAGATCCAGAAGGGCGGCGGCTTCCACTACACCCAGGCAGAGAAACTGGGCAAGCCCCTCGAACTGGCGGTCGCGATCGGGACCGATCCCGCACTGCTGATGGCGACCATCGCCGCATTGCCGGAGAATATCGACGAGGCCATGTTCGCCGGTTTCCTCCGCGGGAAACGCACCGAGTTCACGCGCGGCTCCAGCATCGGGATCGATGTCCCCGCGCATGCAGAGTTCATTCTTGAAGGGATCGTCCGTCCCGGCGAGCGCAGGATGGAAGGTCCGTTCGGCGATCACTTCGGGCATTATTCGCACGCCGCGGAGTTCCCGGTCTTTCATCTGAGCGCGGTGACGCGGAAGCGCAACCCGATCTACCCGGCCACGGTCGTGGGGATCCCGCCGATGGAAGACAAGTTCCTCGGCGATGCCACACAGCTCGTGCTCGGGCCGCTGGCGCGCTTGATCCATTCGGAGATCCGCGATCTCTGGGCGTACTACGAGGCCGGGTTCCATAACCTGCTCGTGGTGTCCGTGGACCAGCGCTACGCCAAAGAAGCGATGAAGACCGCGCTCGGGTTGATGGGGATGTCGCAGCTCTCATTGACCAAATGCATCGTGCTTGTCAGCGAAGGTGTGAACGTGCGCAACTTCGATGAAGTGATGCGCGAAGTGCGCGACCAGTTCGATCCGCACCGCGACTTCCTGCTGATCCCGAAGGTCCCGCTGGACACGCTCGACTTCACAAGCTTCACCATGAATCTCGGAAGCAAGATGGTGCTTGATGCGACGCGGAAGCAGCGTCCGCAGCCTGCAGAACCCCGCGCGACGAGGCTTCCTTCCGTTGAAACCGTCAGGGCCCTCCGCGAAGTGGACCGCCGCATCGTGGACCTCCGGTTCGTGCATGAGACCATGCTCCTGGTGAAGGTCCGGGGAGAGGGGAAGCCGGTCATCGAACAGCTCGTCCGCCACCCCGCGCTGACAGGCGTTGCCGTCATCGCTGCTGTGAGTGAGGACGTGGATCTGGACGACAAAGAGAACTACATCTGGGGCGTTTTTACGCGGTTTGACTGCGAACGGGATATTCTGTTCACCCATCAGGAACTCATCGGCATCAGCCCTGTTTATAAGGGTGTAATGGGGATCGACGCGACCTGGAAGACGGGATACCCCGCGGCGCTGACGATGCCGGAAGCGGTGGTGAAGGCCGTGGATGGCAAGTGGGGGCGGATAATTAAGAACTAA
- a CDS encoding UbiX family flavin prenyltransferase, whose product MKVVVGITGSSGAVYALDFLKKCPDNKYLIVSKWGKVLLKDELKMSEKDLAPFVKRTFSDEDLTAPTASGSNRFDAYVILPASTSTIGKIASGLGDTLITRTAQVCLKERIPLIICVRETPLSTLTLEQCARLSGYGATIMPISPPLYFVPDTVDAYVGGFTDKLLGQIGVRTSPGWREEEFT is encoded by the coding sequence ATGAAGGTCGTCGTCGGTATCACCGGCTCCTCCGGTGCGGTCTACGCCCTGGATTTCCTCAAGAAGTGCCCGGACAACAAGTACCTCATCGTCAGCAAGTGGGGAAAGGTCCTGCTGAAGGACGAACTGAAGATGAGCGAGAAGGACCTTGCGCCATTCGTGAAGCGCACGTTCTCCGATGAAGACCTCACGGCGCCTACGGCATCGGGCTCCAACCGCTTCGATGCGTATGTGATCCTTCCGGCATCCACCTCCACCATCGGGAAGATCGCTTCGGGGCTGGGCGATACGCTCATCACCCGCACGGCGCAGGTGTGCCTGAAGGAACGCATCCCCCTGATCATCTGCGTGCGGGAGACACCGCTGTCGACCCTCACACTGGAACAGTGCGCACGGTTGTCCGGTTATGGTGCGACGATCATGCCGATCTCGCCGCCGTTGTATTTCGTGCCGGACACCGTGGATGCGTACGTTGGCGGATTCACCGACAAGCTCCTCGGACAGATCGGCGTGCGGACCTCGCCCGGCTGGCGCGAGGAGGAGTTCACGTGA
- a CDS encoding UbiA family prenyltransferase, which translates to MKKYFSFVKIEHTLFSLPLVYAGVFLASRGAFPGWNPVLLVLVAATGARTVAFALNRIIDRQIDARNPRTASRDLPSGRMSLVEALGVLVAGLALYFGSAYALSFFCFVMSPIPLMVFIVYPTMKRFTPLAHFGVGLGLAMGPLGGWFAVSPSFDTILSPALLSLFTMLWVAGFDVIYATLDEEFDKKASLFSFPSRFGKERALRYSGYLHAAAFVVLSALFVQAELSKWAFPLLLVTGVLLYTEQKKAEDVELAFFKINAVAGFAVLAMVLVGVLV; encoded by the coding sequence GTGAAAAAGTACTTCTCGTTCGTCAAAATTGAACATACGCTGTTCTCCCTTCCCCTTGTCTATGCAGGGGTGTTCCTTGCCTCGCGCGGTGCGTTCCCCGGCTGGAATCCGGTCCTCCTCGTTCTCGTGGCTGCTACCGGCGCCCGCACGGTCGCGTTCGCGCTGAACAGGATCATCGACCGGCAGATCGATGCGCGCAACCCGCGTACCGCCTCGCGCGATCTGCCCAGCGGCCGCATGTCGCTTGTGGAGGCCCTGGGCGTTCTCGTCGCAGGCCTGGCGCTCTACTTCGGGTCTGCCTACGCCCTGTCATTCTTCTGTTTCGTGATGTCGCCGATCCCGCTCATGGTCTTCATCGTGTACCCGACCATGAAGCGCTTCACACCGTTGGCACACTTCGGCGTGGGGCTCGGCCTCGCCATGGGACCGTTGGGTGGATGGTTTGCGGTCTCGCCGTCGTTCGACACTATCCTCTCGCCGGCGCTGCTGTCGCTCTTCACCATGCTCTGGGTCGCAGGATTCGATGTCATTTACGCGACGCTGGATGAGGAGTTCGACAAGAAGGCATCGCTTTTTTCGTTCCCCTCGCGCTTCGGCAAAGAACGCGCACTGCGCTATTCCGGCTACCTCCATGCTGCGGCGTTTGTCGTGCTGAGTGCGCTCTTCGTGCAGGCGGAGCTGTCCAAATGGGCTTTCCCGCTCCTGCTCGTTACGGGCGTCCTGTTGTACACTGAACAGAAGAAGGCGGAGGATGTGGAACTCGCCTTCTTCAAGATCAATGCCGTCGCCGGCTTCGCGGTCCTGGCCATGGTCCTCGTGGGAGTGCTCGTATGA